A section of the Bacteroidota bacterium genome encodes:
- the cydB gene encoding cytochrome d ubiquinol oxidase subunit II — MFENLSYLALQQYWWIIISLLAAILVFLMFVQGGQTLIYTLGKTEMERKIIINALGRKWEFTFTTLVTFGGAFFASFPLFYATSFGGAYWVWMLILFCFIIQAIAYEFRSKPNNFLGSRTYETFLFVNGLLGTILIGTAVATFFTGSEFSINDMNQSTWRNSFRGLELAFDFTNYNTFINLSLGLAVFFLSRTMALLYFINTVAHGNIIERARKQLVREAIPFVVFFLFFVANLLLMKGFAVDPETKIVSMESYKYLHNLLEMPWLFALFAIGVILVLLGIYRTITCFEVCHDKGIWATGFGIIFTVFSLFLMAGFNHTAFYPSTFDLQSSLTIENSSSSQYTLTAMSYVSLLVPFVIAYIWWAWKAINNKKITEDEMNEGGHSY, encoded by the coding sequence ATGTTTGAAAATTTATCATACTTAGCATTACAGCAATACTGGTGGATTATTATATCACTGTTGGCTGCCATTTTGGTTTTTCTGATGTTTGTTCAGGGAGGGCAAACCCTGATTTACACCTTGGGCAAAACGGAGATGGAACGCAAAATAATTATCAACGCGCTCGGGAGAAAATGGGAATTTACTTTTACGACGCTGGTTACTTTCGGAGGTGCATTTTTTGCTTCTTTCCCCTTATTTTATGCCACCAGTTTTGGCGGTGCCTATTGGGTTTGGATGCTGATTTTGTTCTGCTTTATCATTCAGGCAATTGCCTATGAGTTCAGGTCGAAACCCAATAATTTTCTGGGATCAAGAACCTATGAAACCTTTCTGTTTGTCAATGGACTACTTGGAACGATCCTGATCGGAACCGCTGTTGCGACTTTTTTTACAGGTTCCGAATTTTCAATAAACGACATGAATCAATCAACCTGGAGAAATTCATTTCGGGGGCTTGAATTGGCTTTTGATTTTACAAATTATAACACCTTCATTAATCTTTCATTGGGATTGGCCGTGTTTTTTCTGTCTCGCACCATGGCACTCTTGTATTTTATCAATACGGTTGCCCATGGAAATATCATTGAACGTGCCCGTAAACAACTGGTAAGAGAGGCGATTCCATTCGTAGTTTTCTTTTTGTTCTTTGTGGCTAATCTGTTATTAATGAAAGGATTTGCGGTTGACCCGGAAACTAAAATTGTTAGTATGGAATCATACAAATACCTGCACAACCTGCTTGAAATGCCCTGGTTATTTGCACTTTTCGCTATCGGTGTGATTTTGGTTTTGTTGGGGATTTACCGAACCATCACTTGTTTTGAAGTATGCCATGATAAAGGGATTTGGGCTACCGGGTTTGGTATTATTTTTACGGTCTTTTCCTTATTTTTGATGGCCGGTTTTAATCATACCGCTTTTTATCCTTCCACTTTCGATTTGCAAAGTTCGCTGACCATTGAAAATTCTTCATCAAGCCAATACACTTTAACAGCCATGAGTTATGTTTCTTTATTGGTTCCCTTTGTAATTGCCTATATTTGGTGGGCATGGAAAGCCATTAACAATAAAAAGATCACTGAAGATGAGATGAATGAAGGAGGACACTCTTATTAG
- a CDS encoding cytochrome ubiquinol oxidase subunit I, whose translation MENIDLGLVDWSRAQFALTAMYHWIFVPLTLGLAFIIAIMETIYVRTGKEEWKKITQFWMKLFGINFAIGVATGIILEFEFGTNWSNYSWFVGDIFGAPLAIEGIMAFFLESTFIAVMFFGWNKVSKKFHLLSSWLVAIGANLSALWILVANAWMQNPVGMRFNPDTARNEMENFWEVLLSPTAVNKFLHTVTSGYVLAALFVLGVSAWFLLKKREQVFAKKSMVVAATFGLCSTFFLVLTGDESARHIAKIQPMKFAAMEALYDGQTNAPLVAIGILELPQDPKNPHPREFAYKIEIPNMLSYLAFLSPRAFVPGINDLVMGNPEEGIMSYYEKIRRGKLAIQALKNYKSAQKSGDISLEEESLAVFEANYPYFGYGYYDNPEDLIPSVPISFYAFHIMVILGAHFGILFTLVLFFLYKRKLEKMKWLLWVTILTIPLAYIASEAGWVLAEVGRQPWVIQDLMPTLSAVTQIDKSSVQITFWLFAVIFTTLLIAEIKIMLTQIKKGPNEGGH comes from the coding sequence ATGGAAAACATTGATTTGGGTTTGGTCGATTGGTCGAGGGCACAGTTTGCGCTAACCGCAATGTATCATTGGATTTTTGTACCATTAACGCTAGGTCTTGCCTTCATTATTGCCATCATGGAAACGATTTATGTGAGGACCGGCAAAGAGGAATGGAAAAAAATCACCCAATTTTGGATGAAATTATTCGGGATCAATTTTGCTATTGGCGTTGCCACCGGGATCATCCTTGAATTCGAATTTGGGACCAACTGGTCAAATTACTCCTGGTTTGTTGGTGACATTTTTGGCGCACCCCTCGCCATTGAAGGCATCATGGCCTTTTTTCTGGAGTCGACCTTTATTGCAGTAATGTTTTTTGGATGGAACAAAGTGAGTAAAAAATTCCACTTGCTGTCGTCCTGGCTGGTAGCCATTGGAGCTAACTTAAGTGCGCTTTGGATATTGGTTGCCAATGCCTGGATGCAAAACCCTGTAGGGATGCGGTTTAATCCGGATACTGCCCGAAACGAAATGGAAAACTTTTGGGAAGTATTGCTTTCTCCAACGGCCGTAAATAAATTCCTGCATACCGTAACCTCTGGTTATGTGTTGGCTGCTTTGTTCGTATTGGGTGTAAGTGCCTGGTTTTTGCTCAAAAAAAGGGAGCAAGTTTTTGCAAAAAAAAGCATGGTAGTTGCGGCCACTTTTGGTTTATGTTCAACCTTCTTTCTTGTATTAACCGGGGATGAGTCAGCAAGGCATATCGCAAAAATCCAACCTATGAAATTTGCAGCGATGGAAGCTTTATACGATGGTCAAACTAACGCTCCACTAGTTGCGATTGGGATTTTGGAACTTCCGCAGGACCCAAAGAATCCGCATCCCAGGGAGTTTGCCTATAAAATTGAAATCCCAAACATGCTGTCCTATCTGGCATTTTTATCCCCACGTGCTTTCGTTCCAGGGATCAATGATCTGGTGATGGGAAACCCTGAAGAAGGGATCATGTCGTATTACGAAAAAATACGACGGGGAAAACTGGCCATTCAAGCATTAAAAAATTACAAGAGTGCCCAGAAATCAGGTGATATTTCATTAGAAGAAGAGAGCCTTGCAGTTTTCGAAGCCAATTATCCTTATTTTGGGTATGGATATTACGATAATCCTGAAGATCTTATTCCAAGCGTTCCGATTTCATTTTATGCTTTTCATATCATGGTTATCCTTGGTGCACATTTCGGAATTCTGTTCACCTTGGTTTTGTTTTTCCTTTATAAGCGAAAACTGGAGAAAATGAAGTGGTTACTCTGGGTGACCATCCTTACGATACCACTTGCCTATATTGCAAGTGAAGCTGGTTGGGTTTTAGCAGAAGTTGGTCGTCAACCTTGGGTTATTCAAGATTTGATGCCTACTTTGTCGGCCGTAACACAAATTGATAAATCATCCGTCCAAATTACTTTTTGGCTCTTTGCAGTCATCTTTACTACCTTGTTGATTGCAGAAATTAAGATCATGCTTACACAAATAAAAAAAGGACCTAACGAAGGAGGACATTAA
- a CDS encoding DUF4492 domain-containing protein — protein sequence MHRIILTNLNKVFRFYYDGFRGMTYGKKLWIIILIKLFVLFFILKLFFFKDFLDSKFDTDQEKSNYVIEQLTK from the coding sequence ATGCATCGGATAATTCTAACCAACCTGAATAAGGTCTTTCGATTTTACTATGATGGTTTCAGGGGAATGACCTATGGTAAAAAATTATGGATCATTATACTGATTAAGCTATTTGTGCTATTCTTTATCCTCAAATTGTTTTTTTTTAAAGATTTTTTAGATTCAAAGTTTGATACTGATCAAGAGAAAAGTAATTATGTAATTGAACAACTAACAAAATAA
- a CDS encoding putative hydro-lyase: protein MNNLKPAQLRLKIRNSDFTGNTSGYCKGYVQGNLVILPEKYANDFHQFCLYNPQPCPLLSVSKAGAYQINDLGEDIDIRTDVPEYHIFINGKLNETVSDIKHYWRDDFVTFILGCSFSFEDALIESGINIRNIEMNKNVSMYQSNIKAKPSKYFASNYVVSMRPIKLENVDRAIQITSKFQKAHGAPLHCGDPKAIGISDLSKPDYGDSVEVREGEIPVFWACGVTPQLAIKNAKLPFAITHVPGKMLITDKRYEEL from the coding sequence ATGAATAACCTTAAACCGGCACAACTTCGACTAAAAATCCGAAATAGTGATTTTACGGGCAATACCAGTGGATATTGCAAGGGATATGTTCAGGGGAATTTGGTAATCCTGCCTGAGAAATATGCCAACGATTTTCATCAGTTCTGCCTGTATAATCCTCAACCATGTCCGCTTCTCAGCGTTTCAAAAGCAGGTGCTTATCAAATAAATGATTTGGGTGAAGATATCGATATCCGAACAGATGTACCCGAATATCATATTTTCATCAATGGGAAATTAAATGAAACTGTAAGTGATATCAAGCATTATTGGCGAGATGATTTTGTTACTTTTATTTTGGGTTGCTCTTTTTCATTTGAAGATGCTTTAATCGAAAGTGGGATCAATATTAGAAATATTGAAATGAATAAAAATGTTTCGATGTATCAAAGCAATATTAAGGCAAAGCCAAGCAAATATTTCGCTTCAAATTATGTGGTTTCCATGCGTCCGATAAAACTTGAAAATGTTGATCGGGCGATTCAAATAACCTCAAAATTTCAAAAAGCGCATGGGGCACCTTTGCATTGCGGAGATCCGAAAGCAATAGGAATAAGTGATTTATCCAAACCTGATTATGGAGATTCAGTTGAAGTTCGCGAAGGTGAAATTCCTGTTTTTTGGGCTTGTGGGGTAACGCCTCAATTGGCCATTAAAAATGCAAAATTGCCTTTTGCCATTACGCATGTGCCGGGTAAGATGTTAATTACAGATAAGCGGTATGAAGAACTTTAA
- the arfB gene encoding aminoacyl-tRNA hydrolase yields MNYLENRDFSNEFVFSTSRSSGAGGQNVNKVNTKVELRFSIPKSIILTESEKQILLDKLAHKLTLEFELIIVSQVERTQLGNKKLCIEKFYKTISRALKPTNKRIPSKPTRASKEKRIEGKKMLAKKKEMRKPPLG; encoded by the coding sequence ATGAATTATCTTGAAAATAGGGATTTCAGCAATGAATTTGTGTTCAGCACTTCAAGAAGCAGTGGTGCCGGAGGACAAAATGTTAATAAAGTAAATACCAAAGTTGAACTCAGGTTTTCAATTCCCAAATCAATTATCCTTACTGAATCGGAAAAGCAAATCTTGCTTGATAAACTTGCACATAAACTTACTCTTGAATTTGAGCTGATTATTGTTTCGCAAGTTGAAAGAACCCAATTAGGTAATAAGAAACTTTGTATTGAAAAATTCTATAAAACCATTTCACGGGCACTCAAACCTACTAATAAAAGAATTCCATCAAAACCCACCCGGGCTTCAAAAGAAAAACGAATAGAAGGGAAAAAGATGCTGGCAAAGAAGAAGGAAATGCGAAAACCCCCTCTGGGATAA
- a CDS encoding tetratricopeptide repeat protein produces the protein MIKKHMVMRKCLKILACFLIGLIDESPLQAQTEAFDSLNRDLYQTMDVDQRIRIINQMAYELRLQDPQKSFELSDEALTLAREKNSKEDIAHALNTKGYFLYNNFEYTQALNCYLEAIKLYNELEKEEDIAMLHYRIGSIYKTIGNYEKATESCLAGLKAFEALDDKAGIALIYRVMGSIYKYKGEYEKSLFYYFNGLKINEELENTSSIAASYNNIGIVYARMKDNELALKHYQKSLAINLSLKLDSEVATNYGNIGKVYLDMNQLDSAFIYNEKRYETALLLNDKKGIAIAMQAYGDFYFKKGDYPLAIEYYEKALKLSKILGILETVKNVLKSLSDLYEENSDYQKAISFHKSYDNIRDSILNNETLLRIEQMEMEYVFEKERNTLLLLEQKKKLYRSVGFAILLFSILFLILIYKNQSIKLKRKNLEQKNLELDKKQLQSEVDFKNKELVSKAIHLAEKNELINDISNRLRKVIVNPTESAKELKETLKDLRFHSDTHLWEEFEYTFLQVHPDYFNSLGRQFPDLTSNEKRLSAFLRLNLSTKEISNITHQSLHSLTVARTRLRKKLGIANTSENLASFLSKF, from the coding sequence ATGATCAAAAAACATATGGTGATGAGAAAATGCTTAAAGATTTTGGCTTGTTTTTTAATTGGGCTCATTGATGAGAGTCCTTTGCAGGCTCAAACAGAAGCTTTTGACTCCTTGAATCGTGATTTGTATCAAACTATGGATGTTGATCAAAGAATCAGGATAATCAACCAGATGGCCTATGAATTGAGGTTGCAAGATCCCCAAAAATCATTTGAATTGTCGGACGAAGCTTTAACCTTGGCAAGGGAAAAAAATAGTAAAGAGGATATTGCCCACGCATTAAACACAAAGGGTTATTTTCTGTATAATAATTTTGAATATACTCAAGCTTTGAATTGTTATCTGGAGGCAATCAAACTTTATAATGAATTAGAAAAGGAAGAAGATATTGCCATGCTTCATTATCGTATCGGGAGCATTTATAAGACAATTGGGAATTACGAAAAAGCAACCGAGAGTTGTCTGGCAGGGCTCAAAGCTTTTGAGGCTTTGGATGACAAAGCAGGAATTGCCTTAATTTACAGAGTGATGGGCAGTATTTATAAATACAAAGGTGAATATGAAAAATCACTTTTCTACTATTTTAACGGACTAAAAATCAATGAAGAATTAGAGAATACATCAAGTATAGCTGCCTCATACAATAATATTGGCATTGTATATGCAAGGATGAAGGACAATGAATTGGCTTTAAAACATTATCAGAAAAGCCTAGCAATAAACTTGTCCTTAAAACTTGATTCAGAAGTAGCTACAAATTATGGTAATATTGGTAAGGTGTATCTTGATATGAATCAATTAGATTCTGCATTTATTTACAATGAAAAGCGATATGAAACCGCATTGCTATTAAATGATAAAAAAGGGATTGCAATAGCAATGCAGGCCTATGGAGATTTTTATTTTAAAAAAGGAGATTATCCCCTGGCAATTGAATATTATGAAAAAGCGCTTAAGCTTTCAAAAATTCTTGGAATACTTGAGACTGTAAAGAATGTTTTAAAAAGTTTAAGTGATTTATATGAAGAGAATTCCGACTATCAAAAAGCTATCTCATTCCATAAATCGTATGATAATATAAGGGATAGTATATTAAACAACGAAACTTTACTTAGGATTGAACAAATGGAAATGGAGTATGTTTTTGAAAAAGAAAGAAACACGCTTTTATTATTGGAGCAAAAAAAGAAGCTTTATAGAAGTGTCGGCTTTGCCATTCTGTTGTTCTCTATTCTTTTTCTCATATTAATTTACAAGAACCAAAGTATAAAGCTTAAGCGAAAAAATCTGGAACAGAAAAACCTCGAGTTGGATAAAAAACAATTGCAGTCAGAAGTTGATTTCAAAAATAAAGAATTAGTAAGTAAAGCCATTCACCTTGCTGAAAAAAATGAACTTATAAATGATATTAGTAATCGTTTAAGAAAGGTAATCGTGAACCCGACAGAGAGCGCAAAAGAATTAAAAGAAACCTTGAAAGATCTGAGGTTCCATTCCGATACCCATTTATGGGAAGAATTTGAGTACACCTTTTTACAAGTTCATCCGGACTATTTCAACTCATTGGGAAGGCAATTCCCTGATCTGACATCAAATGAGAAGCGTTTAAGTGCTTTTCTCAGACTAAACCTCTCAACAAAAGAAATCTCAAATATTACCCATCAATCCTTACATTCGCTCACGGTTGCCAGAACACGGCTTAGAAAAAAGCTTGGAATTGCAAATACTTCCGAAAATCTGGCCTCATTTTTAAGTAAATTCTAA
- a CDS encoding TonB-dependent receptor, with the protein MKKRLTYQSFSFRKGAIKLCHSAWLLTLAVFLLSIQVSASSTTYGESSFMEDESLNPMTSQQKIVVTGTIISAFDKLALPGATIIEKGVPLNGTTSNIDGKFTLAVSGENAILRITFIGMKSLEVPINANGTPLEIMMEEDNFSLEEVIVTGYGIIKKEAYAGSASIIKMDKLSDVPVSSIGTLLQGSASGVQVTNSSGQPGASTQIRIRGIGSFNASNDPLYVIDGVPVISGNLSSLGTHSGLDILSTISSSSIESISVIKDAAAASLYGSRAANGVIIITTKKGISGAAKVNFKSEIGFSDFATDYRPFMGGQERRETIYEGLVNEGIYYKAMDQTAAQAYADANIDRYAKLPWTGEWTDWKSILFRKGQYTNNEVSVSGGTDKIKYFSSLGYTDQEGISVMGYMKRISGRLNLSFEASKRLSIGTNLLFSSVEQSTNTEGTTYIGPFYSTFNSVTSRDVPFLEDGSYAYEFPRNGTGRNPKAYADLNYQIENVMRAFNTVYANYNIMQGLDFKSSLSYDFNMIKGKYFTHPLSSYPANLGTLSKSVYDRRSTVWSNSMQYVKTINKDHNLDALVAYEITDFTRDFLYGSKENLANWNMVELDNFSVVRSVDGSANGYRMLSYVSRVNYDYKGRYYAGASFRRDGSSRLAPESRWGNFWSLSGAWRVSDESFMEGLTDIFPEVKLRASYGVNGTLPSGYYDYMGLSSYGAEYNALPGIVETQFLNSNLKWETNYNTNIGLDFSIYDKVRVSFEYYNRLTKDLLMNEPVSLSTGFSSILSNIGEMRNRGFELELVSTIINKKDLNWTSSFNISHNKNEILVLDGVQQSIISGTQIRMVGKPYYTFYLREFAGIDPTDGRTMFYTNTIDANGNYVKETTKELNTVNAIPLESAEPKLIGGFTNNFKYKFIDFGFTFTYSLGGHSYDAAAGKLDKEGTTNGLHANIPTYYSDRWRKPGDESIYGIYIANNKWDMADGYSNSRRIHSTDHIRLKNISLGITLPSKVTDYLKLEKIRIFASASNIWTLAKWKMYDPEVGSDGVMAWQTPQLKTVTFGIDVNF; encoded by the coding sequence ATGAAGAAAAGATTGACTTATCAAAGCTTTTCGTTTAGAAAAGGGGCGATAAAATTATGCCATTCAGCATGGCTATTGACTTTGGCAGTCTTTCTACTGTCAATTCAGGTCTCTGCCTCATCTACAACGTATGGAGAATCTTCATTTATGGAAGATGAAAGCCTAAATCCGATGACCTCTCAACAAAAGATTGTTGTAACCGGGACCATTATTTCTGCTTTCGACAAATTAGCACTACCTGGTGCCACTATTATAGAGAAGGGTGTTCCGTTAAATGGAACGACTTCGAATATTGACGGGAAGTTTACCCTGGCAGTTTCAGGTGAAAATGCTATTCTCCGAATAACATTTATTGGGATGAAATCCTTGGAGGTACCGATAAATGCCAATGGAACTCCATTGGAAATTATGATGGAGGAAGACAATTTTAGTTTGGAAGAAGTAATCGTAACAGGCTATGGGATTATTAAAAAGGAGGCTTATGCAGGTTCAGCAAGCATCATTAAAATGGATAAACTTTCAGATGTACCTGTTTCAAGTATCGGAACCCTTCTGCAAGGATCTGCATCAGGAGTTCAGGTAACCAATTCTTCCGGCCAGCCGGGTGCGTCAACCCAAATTAGAATTCGTGGGATTGGATCATTCAATGCATCTAATGATCCATTGTATGTTATTGATGGAGTTCCTGTTATATCAGGGAATTTGTCATCCTTAGGTACACATTCTGGTTTAGATATCCTTTCAACGATTAGCTCTTCAAGCATCGAGAGTATTTCGGTAATTAAAGATGCAGCAGCAGCGTCTCTTTATGGATCAAGGGCAGCAAATGGTGTCATCATCATTACTACAAAGAAAGGTATTTCGGGAGCTGCAAAAGTCAATTTTAAATCCGAGATCGGTTTTTCTGATTTTGCAACCGATTACAGACCTTTCATGGGTGGGCAAGAACGAAGGGAAACAATTTATGAAGGCTTGGTTAATGAGGGAATTTATTATAAAGCAATGGATCAAACTGCAGCCCAGGCATATGCCGATGCCAATATTGATAGATATGCCAAGCTACCCTGGACCGGAGAATGGACCGATTGGAAAAGCATCCTTTTCAGAAAGGGCCAGTATACCAATAATGAGGTTTCGGTTAGTGGAGGTACAGATAAAATAAAATACTTCTCATCTCTGGGATATACCGATCAGGAGGGTATTTCAGTGATGGGTTATATGAAGCGAATCTCAGGTCGTTTGAATCTTAGTTTTGAAGCTTCTAAAAGGCTAAGCATTGGTACAAATTTATTGTTCTCAAGTGTTGAGCAAAGTACTAATACAGAAGGAACCACTTACATAGGGCCATTTTATTCAACATTCAATTCCGTAACTTCAAGAGATGTTCCGTTTTTAGAAGATGGGAGTTATGCTTATGAATTCCCCCGAAATGGAACAGGGCGAAATCCTAAAGCCTATGCCGATTTAAATTACCAGATTGAAAATGTAATGCGCGCATTCAATACTGTATATGCAAATTACAATATCATGCAGGGCTTGGATTTTAAATCATCACTTAGCTATGATTTTAATATGATTAAAGGAAAATACTTTACACACCCCTTATCATCGTATCCTGCTAATCTTGGTACCCTGAGTAAATCAGTTTACGACCGAAGAAGTACGGTTTGGTCCAATAGCATGCAATATGTTAAAACCATCAATAAAGATCACAATTTAGATGCTTTGGTAGCATATGAAATTACTGATTTTACCAGAGACTTTCTTTACGGATCAAAAGAAAATCTGGCAAACTGGAATATGGTAGAACTGGACAATTTCTCTGTTGTTCGAAGTGTTGACGGTTCAGCTAATGGGTATAGAATGTTATCTTATGTTTCAAGGGTCAATTATGACTATAAAGGAAGGTATTATGCCGGAGCCAGTTTCAGGCGTGATGGTAGTTCCCGTTTAGCTCCCGAAAGCCGTTGGGGTAACTTCTGGTCATTATCAGGTGCATGGAGGGTTTCCGACGAATCCTTTATGGAAGGATTAACGGATATCTTTCCGGAAGTTAAATTAAGGGCATCTTATGGTGTGAATGGTACCTTGCCATCAGGTTATTATGATTATATGGGTTTATCATCTTATGGTGCCGAATATAATGCATTACCCGGTATTGTTGAAACACAATTTTTAAACAGTAACCTTAAATGGGAAACTAATTATAATACTAATATTGGTCTCGATTTTAGCATCTATGATAAAGTAAGGGTTTCTTTTGAATACTATAACCGATTAACGAAGGACCTGTTGATGAACGAACCTGTTTCTCTTTCAACAGGATTCAGTTCCATCCTAAGCAATATTGGGGAAATGCGAAACAGAGGTTTCGAATTGGAGTTGGTTTCCACCATTATCAATAAGAAGGACCTTAACTGGACCTCTAGTTTCAATATTTCGCATAACAAAAATGAAATTTTGGTTTTAGATGGTGTACAGCAATCAATCATAAGTGGAACTCAGATCAGAATGGTTGGTAAGCCATATTATACCTTTTATTTAAGAGAATTTGCAGGGATTGACCCAACTGATGGAAGAACCATGTTTTATACCAATACCATCGATGCAAACGGAAACTATGTAAAAGAAACAACAAAAGAGTTGAATACCGTAAATGCGATTCCGCTGGAAAGTGCTGAACCAAAATTAATAGGTGGTTTCACAAATAACTTTAAATACAAATTTATTGACTTCGGGTTTACTTTTACCTATTCTCTTGGGGGGCATTCGTATGATGCAGCAGCAGGCAAATTGGATAAAGAAGGAACCACCAATGGTTTGCATGCAAATATCCCAACTTATTACAGCGACCGATGGAGAAAACCGGGTGATGAGTCTATCTATGGAATTTACATCGCAAATAATAAATGGGACATGGCAGATGGATATTCCAACTCACGTAGGATTCATAGCACCGATCATATCCGATTGAAAAATATCAGTTTGGGAATTACACTTCCAAGCAAAGTAACTGATTATTTGAAATTGGAAAAGATAAGGATTTTTGCTTCCGCATCTAATATTTGGACCTTGGCAAAATGGAAAATGTACGATCCTGAGGTTGGTAGTGACGGTGTAATGGCCTGGCAAACACCCCAGTTGAAAACTGTGACTTTTGGAATAGACGTAAACTTTTAA
- a CDS encoding RagB/SusD family nutrient uptake outer membrane protein: protein MKKILYILITVPLIFISCSKDWVDLKPTTQVLSNEAIKNILDADYAINGIYSTFQSNEYYGARMQYYADVTGDDMQATGTNKRSSAYYMMYTTPDNVYTSLWALPYRIMRNANNILSQIDGLSVTPTEAAQRDDLKGQALAVRALALFDVTRVYGATYTKDNGASLGACIVTQPVTPDYQPTRNTVAECYTQIISDLTTAIPLLKATKNDGKINRWAAKTLLSRVYLYKGDNANALTQAEEAITGAQANGYRLWTNAEYGSSSAAWKSRFTPEVLFEVINTISDRTGNEGIAYLMFRGGYNDIVLTSDFLTLLEEDSQDVRHSITKLETSSSSFNKTRKIYLLKYTGPDTDVRNANIPVLRLSEAYLNAAEAAVKTGNNAKAVTYLDAIVKRANPAKTVVGTTVTLERVIKERRKELVGEGHRQFDALRNNETIVRLGGWQISNLPAEVTTYNRDYFHAILPIPRYEIDANPNIKNQQNPGY from the coding sequence ATGAAAAAAATATTATATATATTAATTACAGTACCTTTAATCTTCATCTCTTGTAGTAAAGATTGGGTTGATTTAAAACCAACCACACAGGTACTTTCGAACGAAGCGATAAAAAACATTCTGGATGCCGATTATGCCATCAATGGCATTTATTCAACATTTCAGAGTAATGAATATTATGGAGCCCGAATGCAATATTATGCCGATGTAACAGGTGATGATATGCAGGCAACAGGTACCAATAAAAGATCATCTGCCTATTATATGATGTATACTACTCCCGATAATGTGTATACTTCTTTATGGGCACTACCGTACCGGATAATGAGAAATGCGAATAACATACTGTCGCAAATTGATGGCTTGTCGGTAACCCCAACAGAAGCGGCCCAAAGAGATGATCTTAAAGGACAGGCTCTGGCTGTTAGGGCACTTGCTTTGTTCGATGTTACCAGGGTTTATGGTGCTACATATACAAAAGATAATGGAGCTTCTTTGGGCGCATGTATTGTTACACAACCAGTTACACCTGATTACCAACCGACCAGAAACACCGTTGCCGAATGTTATACTCAAATTATCAGTGATTTAACTACGGCTATCCCTTTATTGAAAGCGACCAAAAATGATGGGAAGATTAACAGATGGGCAGCCAAAACATTATTAAGCAGGGTTTATTTATACAAGGGAGATAATGCCAATGCGCTGACCCAGGCCGAAGAAGCAATTACAGGGGCGCAGGCGAACGGATACAGACTATGGACCAATGCTGAATATGGTTCATCTAGTGCAGCATGGAAAAGCAGGTTTACACCCGAAGTATTGTTCGAGGTAATAAACACAATAAGTGATAGAACCGGAAATGAAGGTATCGCTTATTTAATGTTTAGAGGAGGGTATAATGATATCGTTTTAACCAGTGATTTTCTGACTTTGCTTGAAGAAGATTCTCAGGATGTCAGACATTCAATTACCAAGCTGGAAACTTCAAGCAGTTCATTCAACAAAACCAGAAAAATTTATTTGCTTAAATACACGGGGCCAGATACGGATGTAAGAAACGCTAATATTCCTGTTTTACGTCTTTCTGAAGCTTATTTAAATGCTGCCGAGGCTGCTGTTAAAACCGGCAATAATGCTAAAGCAGTCACTTATCTGGATGCCATTGTAAAAAGGGCAAATCCGGCTAAAACTGTTGTCGGGACTACGGTTACACTGGAAAGGGTAATCAAGGAAAGAAGAAAAGAATTGGTTGGAGAAGGTCACCGACAATTTGATGCTTTAAGGAACAACGAAACCATTGTCAGACTTGGTGGCTGGCAAATTTCTAACCTTCCGGCTGAAGTAACTACTTATAACAGGGATTATTTTCATGCTATATTGCCAATTCCAAGATACGAGATTGACGCTAATCCCAACATTAAAAACCAACAAAATCCCGGATATTAA